The Amblyomma americanum isolate KBUSLIRL-KWMA chromosome 3, ASM5285725v1, whole genome shotgun sequence genome window below encodes:
- the LOC144124325 gene encoding sucrase-isomaltase, intestinal-like yields the protein MAGSLSSAASIKYWERKLVHRELYKTTGSIAGVLILIHILCVLCALALPLLLEVYILPRWAGLKDPCNLDIELRVNCESVINAKDITEEVCKAAGCCWTEENKGYCYHRFPTCFQYKIQDSNSTSQVNLGLNLHEDVNDTLLRSIAKNIVFRRTQWSRHHVQLQIFESSLSDKTDAEEPLFKAPKYQAEDNITNPEYDVKYTDTEDEHENKQVFHLNVKRRSYSSRSVLNTKLGTLIITEDVLELTVVLPSHNLYGLGLRSSTSLHHDMPSKWTLVRFTSPPTLQPTDILAPKSTSTLEESERSQAAWTNTMFSKQQSPLMHIQTLQ from the exons ATGGCAGGAAGTCTGAGTTCAGCAGCCTCCATCAAGTACTGGGAACGAAAGTTAGTGCACAGGGAACTCTACAAGACAACTGGCTCTATAGCTGGTGTTCTCATTCT TATACACATTCTGTGCGTGTTGTGTGCACTTGCACTGCCACTTTTGCTGGAAGTATACATACTCCCTCGTTGGGCTGGCCTTAAGGATCCATGCAACTTGGATATCGAGCTCAG GGTGAACTGTGAAAGTGTGATCAATGCTAAAGACATCACCGAAGAGGTCTGCAAAGCTGCTGGCTGCTGTTGGACAGAAGAGAACAAGGGATATTGCTACCACAGATTCCCGACATGTTTCCAGTACAAAATCCAAGACAGTAATAGCACCAGTCAGGTTAATCTCGGCCTCAACTTACATGAAGATGTCAACGATACACTGCTACGTTCAATCGCTAAAAACATTGTGTTCAGAAGAACGCAGTGGTCAAGGCATCATGTCCAGCTACAAATATTTGAGAGCTCGCTCAGTGACAAAACAGACGCGGAAGAGCCACTCTTTAAGGCACCGAAGTACCAGGCAGAAGACAACATCACGAATCCGGAGTATGATGTGAAATACACAGATACAGAAGATGAACATGAAAATAAGCAGGTTTTCCACCTGAATGTAAAGCGCCGCAGTTATAGCAGTCGGAGCGTACTGAACACCAAGCTAGGTACTCTTATCATCACCGAAGATGTGCTTGAGCTCACCGTTGTACTGCCATCGCATAACCTCTATGGTCTGGGACTCAGGTCCTCAACATCTCTTCACCATGACATGCCTTCTAAGTGGACACTT GTGAGATTTACATCCCCGCCGACTCTCCAGCCCACAGACATACTGGCACCAAAGTCCACTTCAACTTTAGAAGAAAGCGAACGCAGTCAGGCTGCATGGACCAACACTATGTTTTCAAAACAACAGTCTCCACTGATGCACATACAAACCTTGCAATAA